Part of the Syntrophorhabdus sp. genome is shown below.
CTTGACCTTCTTCTCGAATTCTTCGTAGCGCTGTTTCTGTTCTTCAGTGTCGGGAAGATACTTCTGATAGTCCTTCAGGGTCGAACTGCACGTCGCGCATGTCGTGACGATATAGTCCACGTCGAGGTCTTTGAAGGCCTTGATGTTGAGGTCCGCCAGCATCCTGCCCGTCTCGAAATCGCCGCTGAAGTAGATGGCTGCCCCGCAGCAGTTCTGCGTGTCGGGAACCACCACCTCGACACCGTGCCTCGTCAAAAAATCGATGAACTTGAGACCGAATTCTGGATAGACGAAGTCCGTGGCACATCCCGTGAAGAAACCGACCCGCATGATCGGCTTCTGGCCGTTCTGGGGTTTGTAGACGGGCTTCACCTGGTCTCTCAGGAATGTCTTGGCAAGTTCCGGGAAGTTCCTCCTTCCCAGGTTCTTCACAAAGTCGGGAAGGTGACGGATCTTGCCCCCTGTTTTGGGCATCATCCACTGGAACTTCTGCATCAGTCTGGCATATTTGCCGAATGCCTTTCTGTCCGCCATGACCTTGCGGAAGGCGAAGTTCTTGATGGCGCCGAGCCCTTTCTCTTTCACCAACTGCGCGCGGGCGGCCACGACGACGCGGTCTATCTGCGTCTTCGCGGGGCAGTTCGCCGCACAGCGTTTACAGAGAAGACACTTCCCGATAATATCCGCCATCTCGTGCGTGAATTCCTGCTTTCCCGCCAGGATCTGTTTCACGAGGTAGTTCTTCCCGCGCGCCACAGAGGTCTCCATCTTTTCTTCCTGGTAGACAGGGCAGAAGAAACTGCAGAAACCGCACTTCATGCACTGGTCAGAGAATTGTTCTATCTTTTTAAGTTCTTTCAGATCTTTCACTCGCAACCCCCTTTATGGACTACTCCCAGATCTTGCCCGGATTCATGATGTTGTTCGGGTCAATAAGTGCCTTGATCCCTTTCATCATGTTTATGACGGCCGGTTCGGTGACCTTCCTCATAAATTTCTGTTTCTCCAGGCCAATACCGTGTTCTCCGGAGAGTACTCCGCCAAACTCAACGGCGGCGCTTTCGATGATCTCATCCACCGCCTTTAAGGCGCGCTCGTAATGCTCCTTATTGGCAGGATCTGTCAGAACGGCCGGATGGAGGTTTCCGTCACCGGCATGCCCGAGGACGACGATCTCGACATCATATTTCTTGGCCAGTTCCCTGATCTTCTTGACGAACTTGGGGATATTTCCACGCGGTACCGTGACGTCTTCCGCGAATACCTGCTTGGCTTTTCCAAATACAG
Proteins encoded:
- a CDS encoding (Fe-S)-binding protein — encoded protein: MKDLKELKKIEQFSDQCMKCGFCSFFCPVYQEEKMETSVARGKNYLVKQILAGKQEFTHEMADIIGKCLLCKRCAANCPAKTQIDRVVVAARAQLVKEKGLGAIKNFAFRKVMADRKAFGKYARLMQKFQWMMPKTGGKIRHLPDFVKNLGRRNFPELAKTFLRDQVKPVYKPQNGQKPIMRVGFFTGCATDFVYPEFGLKFIDFLTRHGVEVVVPDTQNCCGAAIYFSGDFETGRMLADLNIKAFKDLDVDYIVTTCATCSSTLKDYQKYLPDTEEQKQRYEEFEKKVKDSMEFIIDILKIKPEDFKLKKEFEGKTVTWHDPCHLVRYQNIKDQPRAILKALKGVKYVEMPNADLCCGMGGSFSVYHYDLTKKIAGKKMDGIKATGADIVVTACPGCMINLIDNVLLNKMPQKVHHLLELVE
- a CDS encoding glycolate oxidase subunit GlcD, which codes for VFGKAKQVFAEDVTVPRGNIPKFVKKIRELAKKYDVEIVVLGHAGDGNLHPAVLTDPANKEHYERALKAVDEIIESAAVEFGGVLSGEHGIGLEKQKFMRKVTEPAVINMMKGIKALIDPNNIMNPGKIWE